A stretch of the Halomonas sp. CH40 genome encodes the following:
- a CDS encoding RidA family protein: protein MSVTYHDSNARMSQIAVHNGTVYLAGQVPTDASADMQGQTEQVLARIDHLLAQAGTSKEHLVSAQIWVTSMDEFTHMNAAWDAWVVPGRPPVRAAVEAKLAKPEWKVEIMVIAALPEA from the coding sequence ATGAGTGTGACTTACCACGACAGCAACGCCCGCATGAGCCAGATTGCCGTTCACAACGGCACGGTTTACCTGGCAGGCCAGGTGCCCACGGACGCCTCAGCGGATATGCAGGGCCAGACCGAGCAGGTACTGGCACGTATTGATCACCTGCTGGCCCAGGCCGGTACCTCCAAAGAGCACCTCGTCTCCGCGCAGATCTGGGTCACCAGTATGGATGAGTTTACTCATATGAACGCCGCCTGGGATGCCTGGGTAGTGCCGGGGCGCCCGCCCGTGCGTGCGGCAGTGGAAGCCAAGCTCGCCAAGCCGGAATGGAAAGTGGAAATCATGGTTATCGCCGCATTGCCGGAGGCGTGA
- a CDS encoding ornithine cyclodeaminase family protein, whose protein sequence is MQVISAADVERHLGWEGLIQRLKSTFVDGVESPPRHHHAMHRPDGEATMLLMPAWEEAGYIGVKIVNAFPQNADHGIPAISGLYLLSEGKHGQPLACIDGSELTRRRTAAASALAADVLAKPEADTLLVVGTGKLAPMVIEAHASVRPIKRVLVWGRSKAKADAVAAEYADRFITEGVTDLASAVGEADIVSCVTLSTEPLIKGEWLTPGTHLDLIGAFRPTMRETDGECLRRADVFVDTYAGAKGEAGDIHQAIEEGCFAFDDIKGDLAEVLKGDKPGRTRDEAITLFKSVGASLEDLAAAIETWENMANA, encoded by the coding sequence ATGCAGGTCATCTCTGCTGCCGATGTTGAACGTCATCTGGGTTGGGAAGGGCTGATCCAGCGCCTGAAATCCACCTTTGTGGACGGCGTTGAATCGCCACCGCGTCATCACCACGCCATGCATCGCCCAGATGGTGAAGCCACCATGTTGCTGATGCCCGCCTGGGAAGAAGCTGGCTACATTGGCGTCAAGATCGTCAATGCCTTTCCGCAGAATGCCGATCACGGTATCCCGGCGATTTCCGGCCTTTACCTGTTAAGCGAAGGCAAGCACGGCCAACCGCTGGCCTGCATTGATGGCAGCGAGTTGACCCGCCGCCGCACCGCGGCGGCCTCGGCCCTGGCGGCCGATGTGCTGGCCAAGCCAGAGGCTGACACCCTGCTGGTCGTCGGCACCGGCAAGCTGGCGCCCATGGTGATTGAAGCTCACGCCAGCGTGCGCCCGATCAAACGGGTGCTGGTATGGGGGCGCAGCAAGGCCAAGGCGGATGCAGTGGCTGCCGAGTATGCCGACCGTTTCATCACCGAAGGCGTCACTGATCTGGCCTCAGCGGTGGGTGAGGCCGATATCGTCAGTTGCGTCACGCTCTCTACTGAGCCGCTGATCAAGGGCGAGTGGCTGACCCCAGGCACCCATCTGGATCTGATTGGCGCCTTCCGCCCGACCATGCGCGAAACCGATGGCGAATGCCTGCGCCGCGCCGATGTCTTCGTCGATACCTATGCGGGCGCCAAGGGCGAGGCCGGGGATATTCACCAGGCAATCGAAGAAGGCTGTTTCGCGTTTGATGATATCAAAGGCGACCTGGCCGAAGTGCTTAAAGGCGACAAGCCCGGACGTACTCGCGATGAAGCGATAACGCTGTTCAAGTCAGTCGGCGCCTCGCTTGAAGACCTGGCCGCCGCTATTGAAACCTGGGAAAACATGGCTAACGCCTGA